From the Actinomyces sp. zg-332 genome, the window TATCAAGTAAACCGGGAGCTGCGTAGTAAAAGTTATCTTTCGAAATTATTGTACCTGTGTGTACCTTTGAATCTGTTAGCTCTAAACTCTTGTTATAAGCTTTATAAGTTAGAGGGAATGAAGCTACACTCGAATAATGGAAACCTTGTGTTTGCCGGTCAATTATAGCTGATTCGCTGTGTGCCCCAGTTGCGATTATTGTATCCCCGACTTTTACATCTAGACTAATTCCTCCACAAGTTCCAACCCTAATTATTCTTTCGACTCCATACTCTTGAAAGAGCTCAGTGGCATATATGCTGATTGAAGGTTGTCCCATGCCTGAGCCCATTACAGAAAGTCGAGTTCCGTTATATGTGCCTGTGTATCCAAGCATGCCTCTTACATCTGTTACTAGTTTTGCGTCAGGCATTAGCTGTTCAGCTATGCGTTTAGCTCGTAAAGGATCTCCAGGCATAAGTAC encodes:
- the deoD gene encoding purine-nucleoside phosphorylase, with protein sequence MPTPHINANENDFAATVLMPGDPLRAKRIAEQLMPDAKLVTDVRGMLGYTGTYNGTRLSVMGSGMGQPSISIYATELFQEYGVERIIRVGTCGGISLDVKVGDTIIATGAHSESAIIDRQTQGFHYSSVASFPLTYKAYNKSLELTDSKVHTGTIISKDNFYYAAPGLLDTLKDFNVLGVEMESAALYAIAAKYKKEALAILTVSDHLLDHSNDMSSEERETKFQTTLELALAAAL